The following proteins come from a genomic window of Alicyclobacillus dauci:
- a CDS encoding tripartite tricarboxylate transporter substrate binding protein, with protein MKTSQKFGTVIASLSILAATGCGVHSTSGSANSTNSGASSGSKSTSTGALSSTQFPTRTITIVVPDKPGGSMDTSARILAEYLPQYLLNHPSVIVKNMPGGNDAIGISSVYSAKPDGYTLGNFPMPGVIVGPFIGEGTYDMTKFQWLGELFNQGYVMVVSKKSGINSFSDLLKKHELTITETGPTTSPGIAAIETTKSLHIKLNFVPSGGSSQCLLAVSQGSVDATIFPYAAEKQEIQSGMVKPLFAYSSKRLPELPNTPTISELGHPELTNVLSTRADIAAPPGTPQDITNILRQALQEASNDSNYRQKMSSANLDPAFMDGASLQTQVQKDKQSLQAAIPDIKEFMKK; from the coding sequence TGGGGTGCATAGCACAAGTGGTTCAGCAAACTCTACAAATTCCGGGGCCAGTAGCGGCTCCAAAAGCACGTCCACTGGGGCCCTCAGTTCGACCCAATTTCCAACCAGAACCATCACCATTGTTGTCCCGGATAAACCGGGCGGCTCGATGGATACATCAGCTCGTATTCTCGCGGAGTATCTCCCCCAATACCTTCTAAATCATCCGTCCGTAATTGTCAAAAACATGCCAGGCGGAAACGACGCGATTGGCATCAGTTCTGTTTATTCAGCGAAGCCGGACGGATATACCCTCGGTAACTTCCCGATGCCGGGCGTGATCGTCGGTCCGTTCATCGGAGAAGGTACATACGACATGACGAAATTTCAGTGGTTAGGCGAATTGTTTAACCAGGGTTACGTCATGGTCGTATCAAAGAAATCTGGCATAAATAGTTTCTCCGATCTACTAAAGAAACATGAACTGACCATCACAGAGACTGGACCGACTACGTCGCCTGGTATCGCCGCGATCGAGACAACCAAAAGCTTGCACATCAAACTCAATTTTGTTCCCTCCGGCGGAAGCTCGCAATGCTTGTTGGCTGTCTCACAAGGTTCAGTCGATGCCACCATCTTTCCGTATGCGGCGGAAAAGCAGGAGATTCAGAGCGGAATGGTGAAGCCGCTCTTTGCCTATTCGTCAAAGAGACTTCCAGAGTTACCAAATACACCCACAATATCAGAACTCGGTCATCCAGAGCTCACGAATGTCCTTAGTACACGTGCCGATATTGCAGCCCCTCCGGGCACTCCACAGGATATTACCAATATTCTTAGACAGGCTCTTCAGGAGGCATCTAACGATTCGAACTACCGGCAGAAAATGAGTTCAGCCAACCTAGATCCTGCATTTATGGACGGAGCTTCACTACAAACACAAGTACAAAAAGACAAACAGTCGCTACAGGCAGCGATACCGGATATTAAGGAGTTCATGAAAAAATAA